Sequence from the Candidatus Accumulibacter similis genome:
CCGGATGTGGTCAGGGTCGATCTCGCCGGCGGCGAGCCTGATCAGGCCGTGATCGACGCCGTCAAAGCCGTGCAGCAGCGAGTTGCTGACCAGATTGACTATCACCTGCTCGAGCGGGCCGGGATAGCTGTCGAGCTGCAGCCCGGCGGGAACGTCCAGCTCGACGCGATGCTGGTGGCCCTTGAACTGCGGGCGCAGGCTGGCGAACAACTCCTCGACCGTCTGCCGCAGGTCGAAGGTGCGGCGGCGGATGCTCGCCTGATCGATTGCCACCTGTTTGAACTGGCTGATCAGCTCGGCCGCGCGCGCGGTGTTGCGGTCGAGCAGGCGGGCGGCCTCCTGGCAACGGCCGACGAAGGCGGCGAGTTGCGAGCGATACAGCGAGCCGGCTGCGCAGGCGCGGGCGAAGTCCTCCACCTGTTCCGCCAGCGAGCCCGCAACCAGCCGGGCATTGCCGAGCGGGGTGTTGAGCTCGTGCGCGACGCCGGCGACCAGGTGGCCGAGGGCCGCCAGCTTCTCACTCTGCACCAGTTGGCGCATGGCCTGTCGCAACTCGGCGGTGCGCTCGCCTACCAGAGTCTCGAGGTCCTGCCGATGCTTCTGCAACTCGGCTTCGACCCGCTTGCGGTCACTGATGTCGCGTACGAAGGCGATGCTGTAGGCCTCGCCGCAGTACTCGAAATGGCTTGCCGACAGTTCGACCGGGAAGGTTGAGCCGTCCTTGCGGCGGCGCTCGCTCTCGCTGGTCAGCGAGCCAGTCGCCTGCAGCGCTTGCCAGTGCGCCTGCCAGCGCGTCTCCGGGTCGGGCCGCGGATCGACGTCGACCACGCGCATCTGCAGGAGCTCCTCGCGACCGTAACCGAGGATGCGGCACATTTCCCGATTGGCGTAGAGGTAGCGGCCGTCGGCCCTTGCCCAGGCGATTGCGACCGAAGCATGATCGATGGCGAAGCGGGTGAGTTGCAGCTCTTCTTCAGCAAGCTTGCGGTCGTGGATGTCGACATGCGTGCCGACCACCCGCAGTGCCCGCTGCGCGGCGTCGCGCAGGCTGACCTTGCCGCGGCCGTTGATCCATTTCCAGTCACCGCCGCTGGTGCGCATGCGGAACTCGATGCTGAAACCGCTGCTGCGGCCTGCAAGGTGGGCCGCGATCGCCGCTTCGGCTGCCGGCAGGTCGTCCGGGTGGACGCGGTCGCGCCAGGCCGCGTAACTGGCCGGGAACTCGCCCGGGGCGTAGCCGAGCATGGTGTACCAGCGGTCGCTGAAGTACAGCTCGTCGGTGGCCAGTTGCCAGTCCCAGATGCCGTCGCTGGTAGCTTCCATGACCAGCCGCAGGCGCTCCTCGCTGGCGCGCAGGGCGCCGTCGGAGCGAGCGGATCGGGCAACGGGCTCCTTCATCTGCCGTCTGCCGGCGATCTGCCCGGAACGTGCCGCCGCACGGGTGCATGCGGCTGCCGCATGCGTTGCCAGCCCGCTCGTGGCGCCGCGTGCGGTCGTCGCTGGTCGGCGGCGGGCCTGGCCGCCCGGCACATGCCGCTCAGCCTTGCCGCTCGAGCCACCCGGCAATCCGTTCGGCGGCTGCCCGCCAGTGTGCGTCGAGCATCAGCGTATGGCCGGCGCGCGGAATCACGGCCACGTCGGCCTTCCAGCGGGCGGCGGTGAAGCCGAGGACCGCCGGCGGAAACACCGCGTCCGCTTCGCCGCCAACGACGAGGACCGGCAATGGCGGCAGCCGACGGCCGAAGCGCATCGCCAGCAGGCTGAGATCGAGCAGTGCGCGGCGTGACTCGTCCTGGAACAGCGGCGCGAAGCGCAGCAGATCGTCGCTGCCCGTATCGGCCGAATAATAGACCTCGCGCAGCGTGCGCAGGTTCTCCGCCGCGTACTCGCCGCGGGTGCTGCGCGCCTGCTGGTCGAAGAAAGCGGGCCTGGTCAGGGCGATCTTCATCGTCGCACCAAGGATTCCGCCTGGCGGTACCGGTGCCATCAGGACCGCTGCCGGGGCCGCTGCACGTTCGAGGTGCCGCTCGACGACGACGCAGCCCATCGAGTGGCCGACCAGAACGGGTGGCTGGCCGAGTTCGTGCACCACCTGCGCCAGGTCGTCGGCGTAGTCATCGACGCCGAAGCCGTGCAGGCTCTCGCGGCCTTCGCTGCGGCCATGACCCGACAGGTCTAGGGCATGGCAGTCGAAGCCACGGCGGCTGAACCAGGGGAGGAAGTACTCGCCCCAGCAGGCGGCGGTGGCGTAGCCGCCATGGACGAAAAGCAGCGGCGGCAGGCGCGGGCGGCCGACAGCCGGCTGGTGCAGGGTATGGATTCGTCGGAGTTTCATGGTTGCCGGCAGCAGTGCATGGCAGTTTGCGTCAGACACGCCGGTTGCAGGGCGATGACACGACTGGCTACAGTATCGCAGGCTGTACCCGCAGTCGACAAGGCGAGCGGCAGCGATCGACGCAAGGCGGGCGTTGCGCGCGACAAAGAAGAGCAGAATCGCATCTTCGCCGGCCGCGACAGGCCCGTGCCTGCCGTTTCAACCACCCATCCTCGTCTGCCTGGCTTGCGACCAGACCAGGCCGGACACGCTGCGCGCCCTGCACCTGCACGCGGCACGGCGCCGGCGATGCGGCGCGCGAAGGCGCGCGTGCCTGCCGCGGCTGGCTGCGCGCGCCGGTGCAACGGGTCCGACTTGCGGGCCGAGATCGCTGCCTTGATGGGCCCCGCCACCAGCGCACCGGTGCAAGTGCCCTGAAGCGGCGGTTTCTGCGGTAGAATCGACCGTGCCCGGAACGCAACTGGGCGAGGTTCCGCCACAGTCGAGCAAGTCTGGAAAGTCTGGAGAAAGCGATGCAACTGCAACCATTCGATCTGAATGACATCCTCCACGAACCCTCCGACGAGCAACTCGATGACTTGATGGAGGAGGTCGCCGCCGCGGCGCGCCGGCACGCCGACGCCGCACGGGCGCAACTGATGCTTCGTCTGCAGGCCGAGATCTCGGCGATCAATCTCCCTTTCCGCCGCGAGGCATGACCCCCGGGGCGAGACCCCGGTTGATCATCGTCGCCGGGCCGAATGGTTCCGGCAAGACCTCGATCACGCAGCAACTCCTGATGCACGAGTGGATGGGCGGCTGCGTGTACGTCAATCCGGATTTCATTGCGCGCGACGAATTCGGTGACTGGAACTCGCCGGCGGCGGTGATCCAGGCGGCGCAGCGGGCAACCGAGATTCGCGAACAGTGCCTCGAGCGGGGCGTCAGCCTGGCTTTCGAAACGGTCCTCTCGGCAGCCGACAAGCTCGATTACATCCGCCGCGCACGCGATGCCGGCTTCTTCATCCGCCTCTTTTTCGTCGGCACGGACGATCCGTCGATCAACGCCAAGCGGGTCGCGATGCGCGTCATGGAGGGCGGCCACGACGTGCCGATTCCGAAGATCATCGCCCGCTACACCCGGTCGCTGGCCTACTGCTATTTCGTCGCCTGGCTTGCCGACCGGACCTACCTCTACGACAACTCGATCGACAACGCGCGTGCGCGGCTGCTGTTTCGCGCCTCGGAGGGCCGCATCGTCAAGACCTACGGCGAGATCAACCCGTGGGCGCGGGAAATCGCGCAAAGGCTCCTGCCGGCCGTGTCGGACGAGCTGCCGGTGCCGCCCGCGGGCGTCTTCCCTGCGGGCTGAACGCGGGGCTTCCCTGGCGGCCGTCGATCGCAAGCGGCAGCGCGCCGGGGTGCGTCGATTTGCCACATTCCTGCGGCGGGCAGTGCTCGCCGCCGCCATCCGCTTCAGATGCGCTCCGCGCGCACCCTGGTTGCGGTGCGCGCATCGGCTTCGATCACCGTATAGCGGTAGGTCTGTTCCACCACCGTGTCGCCCACCTGCGGAATGCGCCGCAGGCGGTTGATCAGGAAGCCGGCGATGGTATGCGCCTCGCCCACCGGCAGGCCGAGCTTGAGCGAATCGTTGAGTTCGGAAATCGGCGCCCGGCCGCTGATCAGGTGCGTATCGTCGTTGATCGCCTCGATGCTGATGCGACGGGTCTTCATGCCGTCGAAGTCGAAGCCCGAATCGACCGGGCCGACGACCTCCTCGAAGATGTCTTCCATCGTCAGGATGCCGATCGCCGAGCCGAACTCATCGACGACCACCGCCATGTGGTCAGCGCGCGAGCGCAGCAGCGGCAGGACCTGGTCGAGGCTCTGCCGCGGCGAAAGATAGAGCGCCGGCTTGACGAAGTCGCTCACCGGCCGTTGCTCGATGTCCGGCAGCAGCAGATCCCAGGTGCTCAGCGTCATGACGCCGGTGACGTTGGTGATGTTGCCGCGAAACACCGGCAGGCGGTTGAAGCCGGAAGACCAGACGCGGCGCACCGCTTCCGCCATCTCGCGTGTCTCGTTGAAGCCGATGACCTCGGCCAGCGGCGTCATCACCTCGCCGACGGTGGTGTCGGCGAAGCGGAAGATGCGCCGGATGCGCTGCTTGCTGGTCGCCGCGCTGTCGGAAGCGGTTTCGGACAGGTCGATCAGGACGCGCAGTTCGTCCTTGCTGATGAAGCCGCTCGACGCCGAACCGGCGCCGCCGAAGAGCCGCGCGGCGAAACGGGCGACGCGGCTGAAGACGAAGATCACCGGGTAGAAGACGTAGGAGAAGAAGCGCAGCCCATAGATGATGCGGGTGACGATCGTGTCGGCCTTCTGCTGGAAGATGCTCTTCGGAACGATCTCGCCGAAGATCAGCAGGAATGGGGTGAACACCAGGACCGATAGGATATCGCCGGCGTCGCCGAAGAGACGGACGAAGATCAGCGTGCCGAGGGTGGTGATCGTCACCGTCGCGATGTTGGTGCCGACCAGCGTCGTGCCAAGCATCACGTCGGGAGTGCGGAACAGGGTGAGAACCAGCTTGGCTCCCTGGTTGCCCATCCGCGCCTCGTGGCGCAGGTGGATCTTGTCCGAATTGACCATCGCCAGTTCGGAACCGGAGAAGAATCCCTTGAGCAGCAGAAAGATCAGGATCACCAGCAACTGCAGAATCAGGTCCATCGTTCGTCTCCGTATCTAGCCTGCGGCCGCAGCCGCCCTGTCCGACGCCGCGCCGACCGCCGTCGCTTCGGCGGTGGCTTCGTCCGCGGGCAACTTTTCCTGCTCCTCAGGCGACGACTCATGCAGCAGGTCGGCTTCCTCGTACTCCTCCTGTGCCTGCTGCTGCTGATCCTCGGCCGAGATGCCGGGCAACGGCGCCGCGATGCTCTCCATCTCTTCCGGTTCCTCGCTGGTCTCCTCCGGTTCGTCGGGGGTACGACCGCGCGTCACGCGTACCTTGGTGATGCGCATGCCGACGACCTCGCGCACGGTGATCTCGTAGTCGGCGTAGAAGACCTTCTCGCCGACCCGTGGCAGGCGCCCGAAGAGGACCAGCGTGACACCGCCGATGGTGTTCATCAGTGGGTCGTCGATGTCGAAATTGGTCAGCGTGCGCAGGTCCGCCAGCCGCATGTAGCCCGGCACCGTATAGCTGTCGTTGTCCTCCTCCTGGAAGTGCTCCTGGCCGCGCAGCTTGCCCGAGATCTCGCCGAAGATGAAACTCAGCACGTCCTTCATCGTGACGATGCCGAGCACCTCGCCGTACTCGCCGATGACCACCGCGGCGCGCGTGTTGAAGCGCTGGAAGTACTCCAGCATCTCGTCGACCTTCTTCGTCGGCGGCACGAAATGCGCCGGCCGCAGGATCTCCTTGAGCTCGATCCTGCCGCCACCACCGCGGACGCGGCGCAGCAAATCCTCGGCCTGCAGGAAGCCGATGACGTTGTCCCAATGCCCGCGATACACCGGAACCCGCGGATGGCGATAGCTGCGGAAGCGCTCGATCAGTTCGTCGACCGGCAGGTCGCCGTCGAGAAAGCGGATGCGTGGCCCCGGGGTCATGATGCGTGCGACGTCGGTTTCCGCCGCTTCGAGGACCTTGTCGATCAGCACCCGCTCGGCGGCCTGGATGACGCCGGTTTCCTCGCTGTCGGCCATCAGCGTGCGCAGTTCGTCCGGCTTCAGGATGTTCTCGCGACCGACGTGCTCGCCGACGACGAAAGTGGTGACGCGGTCGGCGACCAGCCGCACGACGTTGCGCAGCGGCGTGACGATGAAGATCCATTTCGGCAGGAAGCGCGCCGACAGCAGGGTGGCGAACTTCACCGGGAAGTTGACGGCGATCGTCTTTGGCGTCACCTCACCGAAGAGCAGCAGCAGCGGCACCATCACGAGGACGTTGATCCAGCCGGCATCGTCCTCGCCGAAGGCGGTGATGAGGATCATCGTCATGTTCGCTGCGGCGGCGATGTTGACGAGTTCGTTGCCGCAGAGCAGCGAGACGATCAGCCGTCGCGGCTCGTCGAGCATCGCGTGGATGCTCTCCGAATGAGGGTTGCGTGAATTCCGCAGTTTCTGCAGATCAATCCGGCTGAGCGAGAAGAGGGCGGTTTCCGATCCGGAAAAGAAGGCCGACATCGAGAACAGGCAGCATTGCACCAGGATGCGGATCACCAGTTCCCAGTTGACCGCCGCCAGGCTGCCCAGGGCGCCGGACATGCTCCATCCCTCCATCCACTTTCCCCTCAGGAAATCCTCTTGATCCGCGAGTCGCCGCGATGTCGTGGGCGCTTGCCGCCGGCCCGGTCCTGCGTCACCGGCAGGCATTCGGCCGCGCCTTCGCGGCGGTGACGCGCAGGCGAGAAGGATAGGCGCATTCCGACATCGAAACAAGCACTTTTGCCGGCCCGCCGCGGTCGCCGTGACGGCGGCTGGCAAGCCTCTCGCGGCTGCCGCGACGGCATCGTCGAAGTCCGTCAGGCGGCGAGCAAGTCTTCTATGCGCAGGGAATCTGTTGTATTTTTATCGACTGCCGTGGCAGCTTTGGCAAAAAATGGCGGTTTGAGTGCCGCTTCACGGGCAAACCAGTGCCGCCGCGCGGGGTGTCCGGCGGTGGTTGCCGTGATGAGCGGACGCTGCTGCCGCTGAAGGTCGGCCGACGGTCGAGCGACTTGTTCCTTTTTCGGAGGAGTACCTGCAGATGGCTGAAGACAAGCATGACGACGCCCGGATGACAGCGGCAGCACGGGGGCCGATCCTGGCGGCGGTCGATTTCTCGCCGCACTCGGAGAGCGCACTGCTGCTCGCCGGCGATCTCGCCGACGGCCTCGGCGTGCGGCTGCTGGTGCTGCACGTCGTTCACGATCCGCTGAACATGCCCGGCTACTACGCGCGCATGGCGCGCAAGAAGACGCTGACGCGGATGGAGGACATCGCCGGCGAGATGCTCGACGCCTTCGTCGCCGAAGCGAAGAAGAAGCACCCGCAGCGGCAGGCGCTGCAGAAGGCTGAGCTGCTGCTGGTCAAGGGAATCCCGGTGACGCGCATCCTGCAGGTGGCGCAGAAGGAGAAGGCAGGCATGCTGGTACTGGGCAGCAAGGGAGCGACTGGCCTGCGGCACCTGCTGCTCGGTTCGGTGGCCGAGCAGGTCGTCAGCCTGGCCAGGCTGCCGGTGACCATCGTCAAGGATCTGCCGAAGAGCTGATTTCTACCCACACGAGGAGACAACAACATGAATCTCGAACAGTTGCACCGCCGGCAGCCGCTCGTGCTGCAGCTCGCGGTCGGCATGCTCGCCGTGGCGCTCGGCCTGCTGGCGCGGTCGGCGCTGGCCGCCGATGGCGCTGCCAGCGATCCCGACTGGTTGATGATGACCGTCGAACTGCTCGGCGGCCTGGCGATCTTCCTCTTCGGCATGATGCAGATGGAGGAGGGGCTGAAGGCGGTTGCCGGCGAAAGGATGAAGGGCATCCTCGCCAAGCTGACGGTCAATCGCTTCATGGGCGTCGGCACCGGCGCGCTGGTGACGGCGGTGATCCAGTCGTCGTCGGTCACCACCGTGCTCGTCGTCGGCTTCATTTCGGCCGGCCTGATGTCGCTGTCGCAGTCGGTCGGCGTCATCATGGGAGCCAACATCGGCACGACGATCACCGCCCAGATCGTCGCCTTCAAGATCACCAAGGCCGCGCTGGGGATGATCGCCGTCGGTTTCGCGATGCTGTTCATCGCCAAGAGCGACAGGACCAAGCACTACGGCGAGATGCTGATGGGCCTCGGCATGGTCTTCTTCGGCATGCACGTGATGAGCGAGGCGATGGAACCGCTGCGCAGCTTCCAGCCCTTCCTCGACCTGATGAAGACGATGGACAACCCGCTCGTCGGCGTCCTGATCGCCACTGCCTTCACCGCGCTGATCCAGTCGTCGTCGGCCTCGACCGGCATCGTCATCGTCATGGCCAGCCAGGGGTTCATCAGCCTGCAGGCGGGCATCGCGCTGGCTTTCGGCGCCAACATCGGCACCTGCGCGACGGCGCTGCTGGCGGTCATCGGCAAGCCGCGCGAGGCAGTCCGTGCGGCGCTGGTGCACCTCTTCTTCAACGTCGGCGGCGTGCTCATCTGGTTGCCCTTCATCGGCTTCATCGCCAATCTGGTCACCGCCATCTCGCCGTCGTACCCGGATCTCTCCGGAGCCGCCCGGCTGGCGGCCGAAACGCCGCGCCAGATCGCCAACGCACACACCTTCTTCAACGTCGCCAACACGCTGATCTTCATCTGGTTCACGACGCAGATCGCGCGCCTCGTCGAATGGCTGGTGCCCGACAAGGCGCTCGAGGAGGAAGCGATCATCGTGCGCACCAGGTTCCTGCAGGAGGAACTGTTGGGAACGCCGTCGCTGGCGCTCGACCAGGTGCGGATGGAGGTGATGCACATGGGCGAGACGGTCAATACCATGCTGCAGCGGATCATGCCGGCGATCATCCGCGGCGACCGCTCGGCGCTCGAGGAGATCCGGCAGATGGACGACACCGTCGACATCCTGCACGCGGGGATCATCGACTACCTCGGCCGCATCAGCAAGCAGCAACTCAGCGACGAGCAGACGCGCGAACTCCTGCAGTTGATGGAAGCGGTGAGCAACCTCGAGAACATCGGCGACATCGTCGAAACCAACCTGGTGGTGCTGGGATACGATCGCATCAGGGACAAGGTCGAGATCAGCGAGGCGACGCAGGACGTGCTCAACGGCTTCCAGCAGGCGATCACACGGGCGGTGACGGCGGCCGTGCAGGCGGTTGCCCAACGCAACCAGCGTGCGGCGCAGGTGGTCACCGGGATGAAGGAGGAGATCAACGAGATCGCCGATTCAGCGGCGCTGCACGAGGCGCGCCGCCTCGTCGCCGAGGAACCGAACCGCATCCCGGCCTACACGATGGAGATCGACATCATCGAGAAGCAGAAGCGGATCTACTACTTTGCCAAGCGGATGGCCCGGACGGTGCTGCCCGCGGCGATCCTGCAGCGCGAGTGAGGCGGGGGGCGGCGGGGGGCGGCGGGCGCGGCAGAGCTCGCGTGCCGCCTGCGGGTGCCATCGCGCTACTGCTGCGAAGCATTGCCGTCGCCTTCCATCCTGCCAGGCGGACGGTCGGCGGCGGTGTCAGCCGCCGCCGCTACCCTGGCAGAGGGGCGCCTGATGCGTACCTCATGGATGCGGCGCCGCGAGGCGCGCTCGATCTTCACCTCGAGACCCTCGATCTGGAAGCTCTCCCCGGGGCCCGGGATCCGTTCGAGACTGCGGATGATCCAGAGATTCACCGAGTCGTACGGTTTGCCGGCGAAATCCTGTTCGAAATGCGCCTCCATGATGCGCAACTCGGTCGTTCCGTCCACCACCAGTTCGCTGCCGTCCGGTTTCATCAGCAGGACCTGTTCGTCCGGCGGCGCTTCCTGGTCGTCGTAAATTTCGCCGACGAGTTCCTCGAGAATGTCCTCGAGCGTGAAGATGCCGAGCAGGCCGCCGAACTCGTTGACGACGACGATCAACTGGTCCTTGTTCGCCCGCAGCACGTCGAGCAGCCGGTCGACCGGCTGGTTCGGCGGGACGAACATCGGCTCGCTGCCGGCTTCCGCGAGGGTCCTGTGCAGGTTGCCCCGCGCGACTTCCCTGAGGATCTCCGGCAGCGTCACGACGTGGCTGATCTCTTCGGGGTTGCCAGCATAGAGTGGAATCCGGTAGTGCGACTGACTGGCGATCTCGGCCAGCGCGTCGCCGATCGTCCGTTGGCCGTCGAGCGAGAAGATCTGGTGGCGGTGAACCATGATGTCGCCGGCACGCAGCGTGCTGAAGTCGAAGATGCGGCGAATCATCTGGTGCTCGCCGGCCTCGATCGATCCCTCCTGCGTGCCGTGCTCGGCCATCGCGATCAGTTCGCTTTCGGTCACCGTCGGATCCTTCGGCGGGCTGGTCAGGCTGTGCATCCAGCTGATGAAGCCCTCGAGCGCCCACACCAGTGGCAGCATCAGCCTGCCGAGCAGTTCGAGTGGGCCGGCCGCCAGCAGCGCGACGGCGATCGCGTAGCGCGATCCGAAGGTCTTCGGCGTGATCTCGCCGAACATCAGCAGCAGCAGGGTGATCACGCCGACCGCGAGACCGGGGCCGAGATGCCCGAAATGCTCGGTTGCGACGACGGTGGCGAGGGTTGCGGCGGCGGTGTTCACCAGGTTGTTGCCGATCAGGATGATCACCAGCGTGCGGTTGAGATTGCCCTTCATCCGGTGCAGCGCCTTCGCGCCGAAGCGCCGCTCGGCCAGCAGCGCCTCGACACGTGCTCGCGAGAGCGACGTGATCGCCGTTTCGGAGCCGGAGAAGAAGGCCGAGAAAACCAGCAGGATGAAGAGGACGAAGGCTTCGAGCATCGGCGACCGTTTGCAGCAGGCGGAGTCCTGGCTGGGTGGAATGGGGGGACGAATCGCCTATTTACACGAGAACCTGCCTCCGGACAACAAGCGCTCGCCGTTGCGTAAGCGGGCGACGAAGCCTCGCTGCCTGGGCGCCGGCTGCGGCCAGTCGTTCGTCATGAGAGCTGTCGACGACGGGCGCACGTCCCAGGCGCGGGAGTTGTCGAGGCGACGCTCCAGAAACCACTTGCGACGGGCTGCCCCCAGACTTGGCGGCGAATTGCCCTTGCTGTCAACGATGGCCAGGCAGTCGCATCGTCCTTGACTCTGGCATCAAGCTGCCGCACAATCTGCCCCCATGTCGTTCGCGGGTTGATTCCCCATTTTACGTCTGCCCTCTCGCCGCAGCGATGCTGCCGGCGACGTGTCTCTCCTCCCCCGCCTGCCGGCGGACATTCGTTTCGTGGCACGAAGACCGGTCGTTGCGCGAGCATCCGCCGGTGCCAAAGACAGTTCCCATCCTGCATTCTGTTGTGACCGTCGCCGACGGATGTCGGCTGGCGATCGACTGCCCGGTTGGCCGGTACCGGTGTCAGTGCGGCTGCCGCCGGCCTGTTGCGCAATCCCTTGGCCGCCGAAAGGCGGATGATGTCTCATTGTGGTCTCTTACTGGAGGAAGGTGTGAACCATGGATCCTGCCCTATGGATCGAACTGATTGTCTTTGTCGTCCTGCTCGGTTTCTCGGGCTTCTTCTCGAGCACTGAAACGTCGCTGTTCTCGCTCAGCCAGTTCCAGCTCGACCAGATGCGCGCGGCGAAGAATCCGCGCATCGAACTCATTGAACGTCTGCGCAGCGAACCGCGGCGGCTGATCGTCACCATCCTGATCGGCAACGAATTCGTCAATGTTTCGGCATCGGTGATCTCGGCAGCGATGATCATCCACCTCTTCGGCGCCGAGAACGAGATGATCAACCTGCTGGTGATGGTGCCGATCCTGCTGCTCTTCGGCGAGATCACGCCGAAGGTCCTGGCGATCCGCAACAACGTTGCCTTTGCCAGCGCGGAGTGTCGTCCGATTGCCCTCTTTGCCCGGCTGATCACGCCGCTGCGCGAGGTCATCCGGCACATCGCCGATTTCTTCATCACGCTGATCGTCGGCAAGCAGCGCTCGGAGGGCAATCTGGTCACCGAGGACATGATCCGCACGCTGGTGCATGATGCCGTCGGCGAGGGCGCGCTCGACAGCCAGGAAGCCCAGTACATCGAGAAGATTTTCGACTTCGGCAACAAGTCGCTGAGCGACATCATGCGACCGCGCTCGGACATCCAGTTCCTTTCGGCCGACCTGCCGGTGAGCGAGCTGCTGGCGCAGATCCGGGCGACGCGGCAGTCGCGCTATCCGGTCTTCAAGGGGCATCGTGACACGATCCTCGGCATCCTCTATACGCGCGACCTGCTCGGGGTCGATCTCGCCAGGCTAGAGCGCGACCCGCAGGGAATCCGCAAGCTGCTGCGGCAGCCGAACTTCTTCCCGGAATCGAAACCGGCCGTCGAGCTGTTCCACACCTTCCGCCAGCGCAAGCTGTCGTTCGCGCTGATCGTCGACGAGTACGGCGGCGTCACCGGCCTGGTGACGATGGAGGACCTGCTCGAATGCGTCTTCGGCGAGATCGCCAGTCCCTCCGACAGCGACGTCGTGCCACGGCACCTGATGAGCGACCTGGCGGACGGCCGCCGCCTGATCGACACCAGCATGCCGCTCGACGACTTCAGCCAGGAGTTCGGCGTGCGGATCGAGAGCGAGGAAGTCGAAACCGTCGCCGGGGCGCTGCTGCAGGCCTTCGGCGAGCTGCCGGCGAGCGGCGCGACGATCGAACTCTGTGGTCTCAGGTTCACGGTCGAAGACCTGGAACACAACCGCATCACGCGCGTTCTCGTCGAACGCCTGCCGGCACCGAGCGCGCCGGCGGCGGCTGACGGCGCTGACGCCGCTGCCGGCAACGAAACGTCGCCGGCGGCCGCCGCGGTGGATGCGGCCGCAGCGTCGAACGAGGCCAAATCGGACAACAAGAGGGAGGGTGCCTGAATGCCTGACATTCTGCTCACGGCCCTGCTGATGGTCGTCTGCCTGCTGGCCGAGGCCTTCTTTTCCGGCTCCGAGCTGGGCGTTGTCAGCGCCGACCGCATGAAGCTGCGCCACGACGCGGCCAAGGGATCGCGCGGCGCGCGGATGGCGCTCGAAATGCTCGAGAAGCGGCCCGAGTGGCTGCTGTCGACGACGCTCGTCGGGACCAACATCGCCGTCGTCGCCAACTCGACGATCGCCACCGCGCTGATGATCCAGCTCTTCGGCGAGGCCGGCAGCTGGCTCGCGGTCGTCCTCGTCGCGCCGCTGATCTGGGTGTTCGGCGAGATCGTGCCGAAGAGCGTCTTCCAGCAGCGCGCCGACGTGATCACGCCCTACGTCATCTACATCCTGCGCTTCTTCTCGATCGTCTTTGCGCCGATCCTGATCTTCTTCGTCACCCTGTCGAAGTTCCTCTCGCGCCTCGCCGGCGCGGGCGCCGAGCACAACCCGTTCACGCTGCGCGAACAGATCCAGAGCATGGTGCAGATGCCGCCGCAGGAGGGCGGCGACATCCAGCAGATCGAGAAGACGATGATCCGCCGCATGTTCAACTTCTCGGAGACCACGGTCTACAAGGTGATGGTGCCGCTGATCGACGTCAACGCCGTCGACCGGCGCTGCACCGTCGGTGAGGCGGTGCGTCTGGCGGTGCAGTGTTCGCACGTCCGCCTGCCGGTCTACGACGGGCGGATCGACCGCGTCATCGGCGTGCTCAAT
This genomic interval carries:
- a CDS encoding PAS domain S-box protein — its product is MKEPVARSARSDGALRASEERLRLVMEATSDGIWDWQLATDELYFSDRWYTMLGYAPGEFPASYAAWRDRVHPDDLPAAEAAIAAHLAGRSSGFSIEFRMRTSGGDWKWINGRGKVSLRDAAQRALRVVGTHVDIHDRKLAEEELQLTRFAIDHASVAIAWARADGRYLYANREMCRILGYGREELLQMRVVDVDPRPDPETRWQAHWQALQATGSLTSESERRRKDGSTFPVELSASHFEYCGEAYSIAFVRDISDRKRVEAELQKHRQDLETLVGERTAELRQAMRQLVQSEKLAALGHLVAGVAHELNTPLGNARLVAGSLAEQVEDFARACAAGSLYRSQLAAFVGRCQEAARLLDRNTARAAELISQFKQVAIDQASIRRRTFDLRQTVEELFASLRPQFKGHQHRVELDVPAGLQLDSYPGPLEQVIVNLVSNSLLHGFDGVDHGLIRLAAGEIDPDHIRLCYSDNGKGIADSIRDRIFDPFFTTRLGSGGSGLGLYISHNLVSSVLGGTLAVDGQPGQGVRFDIVLPKVAPTANAPGGANH
- a CDS encoding HlyC/CorC family transporter, whose translation is MDLILQLLVILIFLLLKGFFSGSELAMVNSDKIHLRHEARMGNQGAKLVLTLFRTPDVMLGTTLVGTNIATVTITTLGTLIFVRLFGDAGDILSVLVFTPFLLIFGEIVPKSIFQQKADTIVTRIIYGLRFFSYVFYPVIFVFSRVARFAARLFGGAGSASSGFISKDELRVLIDLSETASDSAATSKQRIRRIFRFADTTVGEVMTPLAEVIGFNETREMAEAVRRVWSSGFNRLPVFRGNITNVTGVMTLSTWDLLLPDIEQRPVSDFVKPALYLSPRQSLDQVLPLLRSRADHMAVVVDEFGSAIGILTMEDIFEEVVGPVDSGFDFDGMKTRRISIEAINDDTHLISGRAPISELNDSLKLGLPVGEAHTIAGFLINRLRRIPQVGDTVVEQTYRYTVIEADARTATRVRAERI
- a CDS encoding HlyC/CorC family transporter — protein: MSGALGSLAAVNWELVIRILVQCCLFSMSAFFSGSETALFSLSRIDLQKLRNSRNPHSESIHAMLDEPRRLIVSLLCGNELVNIAAAANMTMILITAFGEDDAGWINVLVMVPLLLLFGEVTPKTIAVNFPVKFATLLSARFLPKWIFIVTPLRNVVRLVADRVTTFVVGEHVGRENILKPDELRTLMADSEETGVIQAAERVLIDKVLEAAETDVARIMTPGPRIRFLDGDLPVDELIERFRSYRHPRVPVYRGHWDNVIGFLQAEDLLRRVRGGGGRIELKEILRPAHFVPPTKKVDEMLEYFQRFNTRAAVVIGEYGEVLGIVTMKDVLSFIFGEISGKLRGQEHFQEEDNDSYTVPGYMRLADLRTLTNFDIDDPLMNTIGGVTLVLFGRLPRVGEKVFYADYEITVREVVGMRITKVRVTRGRTPDEPEETSEEPEEMESIAAPLPGISAEDQQQQAQEEYEEADLLHESSPEEQEKLPADEATAEATAVGAASDRAAAAAG
- a CDS encoding zeta toxin family protein, translating into MTPGARPRLIIVAGPNGSGKTSITQQLLMHEWMGGCVYVNPDFIARDEFGDWNSPAAVIQAAQRATEIREQCLERGVSLAFETVLSAADKLDYIRRARDAGFFIRLFFVGTDDPSINAKRVAMRVMEGGHDVPIPKIIARYTRSLAYCYFVAWLADRTYLYDNSIDNARARLLFRASEGRIVKTYGEINPWAREIAQRLLPAVSDELPVPPAGVFPAG
- a CDS encoding alpha/beta fold hydrolase, whose protein sequence is MKLRRIHTLHQPAVGRPRLPPLLFVHGGYATAACWGEYFLPWFSRRGFDCHALDLSGHGRSEGRESLHGFGVDDYADDLAQVVHELGQPPVLVGHSMGCVVVERHLERAAAPAAVLMAPVPPGGILGATMKIALTRPAFFDQQARSTRGEYAAENLRTLREVYYSADTGSDDLLRFAPLFQDESRRALLDLSLLAMRFGRRLPPLPVLVVGGEADAVFPPAVLGFTAARWKADVAVIPRAGHTLMLDAHWRAAAERIAGWLERQG
- a CDS encoding universal stress protein, giving the protein MTAAARGPILAAVDFSPHSESALLLAGDLADGLGVRLLVLHVVHDPLNMPGYYARMARKKTLTRMEDIAGEMLDAFVAEAKKKHPQRQALQKAELLLVKGIPVTRILQVAQKEKAGMLVLGSKGATGLRHLLLGSVAEQVVSLARLPVTIVKDLPKS